AAAGATATAAGTTTTTCTATTGGCAGGGGATATCTGGGCTTATTTTCCAAGAGTTTTAAGTCCTTCGTATATTGTAACTTTTGTAGTAAATAGGCGTTGTGTTCGTCAAGAGCTTTGTAGAAGAGTTCTATACTGTCTCTTTGAGCAGGCAGTAAGAAAGTCGTATTTTTGTGGGGCAGAAAACTACTGAATAAGAAATAAAGTCCCCAAGCTGGCGAAAGGCGCGTTGTTAGGAATACAAACTCATACAAGCCTGCCTTTTTAAAAATGCGTAGGTCAGAATTTTGAAAAATCAAGCCATCCTCTGGTTCTTTGTACTTGATTTTCAGATGAGTCTGCGAGAAGAAGTCAGGCTCAGATGCAAAGATGACAGGTATATAGTTTTTATATTGAGCCGCAAGTTTATCTAAAAATTTCTGTATATCAATCTCTTCTATGCCAATTCTTAAAGAAATTGGCGGCATATCTTCCTCAAAGGGTTTCTGGAACTTCTGATAGGCTGTGGGTCGTAAAAACTCCGCTAAATCGGCTGAACTTATTGGCTCATCTCCCTTGAGCCAATCAATGCCTTTCTGCAATAAACCCCATATCGCATAAGTCAGATAGGTTTTTCCTGTATTATTTTTGCCACAAATCAAGGTAAGGTTACCTATCTCTATCTCTGCTTTCTCAAGCACACTCAAATTTTCAAGTTCAAACTGTACCATAGGTCGTAATAGGTTAATTCCCTTGCAATAATACATTTTTTTATCCACACCTCTCACCTTGTGGCGTTAAACTTTATTAAAAAAAGACCCATGTAGCTACAACTATCTTTTTTAAAAACTAATTTTGTAGCCCCTTGTTGTAAAGAGAGGACATAGCTGCAAATGCAGGTTTCAAACTTGTAAGAAAGCAGTCGCTTTCAAAACTAATAAGGCTGCAAAAGGAGGCTCACCCTTTCGCTTTTGCCACTACTAATACTACTTTTGCCACTACTACTGTTTTGATACAATGATAAACAATGATAATCTTCGGAAAGGACTTATCGTTTCCCTCAGTCTTGTCGTACTTGTGGGAGGAGGTTATGCCCTTATGAACTACTTAGGAGGACTAAAAAAACCACAGGAGCAGCGCAAGCCTGTCGCTGCCAAAATCTTTGTCCAGACGCGCAAGGTTAGCCCTGCCGAGGTACAGACGCAAATAGTTACTTACGGACGAGTGGAATCTGCCAAACCCGTCGATGTGGTAGCCGAAGTTTCGGGTAGGCTTTTAGCAGGCAGCATTCCCCTGCAAGTGGGTCAGAAAGTGCGGGCAGGGCAGCTACTTTTTAGCATCAACAAACAAGAGGCACTTTTGAGCCTACAAGCCCAAAAAAGCAACTTTATTCGCGATATTGCCCTTATGCTACCCGATTTGAAAATCGATTACAATGAGAGTTTTGAGGCTTGGCAGAGCTATTTTCAGAACCTTTCTGTGGAAAAACCGCTGCCCGAACCGCCGCAGGCGAAAAACAACAAGGAAAAAACCTTTATCGCCGCCAAAGGTATCAATAGCAGTTATTACAACATCAAGAGCCAAGAGGCGCAGTTGGAAAAATATGCTGTCGCCGCACCCTTTGATGCCATTATCAGCGAGGTCTATATGCAGGCAGGGTCGAGTGCCAATCCGGGGGCGAAAGTGGTGCGCTTGCTCCGTTCCGACGAGTTAGAATTGCGCGTTCCGATAGAAGTAAGCGACGTGAATTGGATAAAATTAGGAACAACCGTTGCCGTTTCTTCGGAAGATAGACAAAAAGAATGGCAAGGGAAAATCGTCAGAATTAGCGAAATTGTCAATCCTGCCACACAGTCCTTAGATGCCTTTGTAGCCATTACCAACAACAAAGAAAGCATCTACGACGGCATGTATTTGCGTGCCAAAATGCAGGGCGCAAAGGTAGAAGAGGCGATAGAAATTCCGCGCCGCGCTCTTTTCAATGAAAATCAGGTTTATATCGTTTGGCAAGATTCGGTCTTGAAAAATCAGACTGTTCAGATTCATAAACTCAATCCCGAAACCGCCGTTATTTCAGGTCTTGCTCCCAATAGCGATTTGGTAATCGAGCCACTTATCAATGCCTTCGATAACATGCGCGTGAGCAAAATCGAAGCCCAAAATCCTGAAAAGAAAGCGCAAGGCACAACAAGTGCCGTTCAGTCTGCCCAATAAGAAGCGGCTCTTTCTTTTGTGGTGCTATGTCTTTTGAAATTATCCTTTTCCTGCAAAAAGATGAGATACAAAAAACAGTCTGTAAAAACTAATCTGTAAAAGATAATCCGTAAAAATATGAGAAAGTTAGTGGCTTATTTTGTCAAATACCCCATCTGGGGCAACGCCATCATCGTAACGATGCTCACTTTTGGCTTGATATGTTATTTTTTCGTTATCAAACGTTCCTTTTTTCCCGAAATAGACCCCACTACTATCAATATCACCGTTGCCATGCCGGGGGCTGCGCCCGAAGAGATAGAAGAAGGGGTTACGACCAAAATAGAGCAATCGCTCAAAGGCATCGAGGGCATCAAGGAAATTACGTCTAATTCGTCTGAAAATTTTGCCAACATTACCGTTCAGCTCCTAAGAGGCACAGATGCCGATAAAGCCTTAGCCGATGTCAAGAACGCCGTAGATGGCATTAGCTCTTTTCCTGCCACTGCCGAGCGTCCGATAGTAGCCAAAATCCGCCCGCGCAGTAGGGGGGTGAATATGGCTTTGAGAGGTGATGTAGATTTGGCAACTTTGAAGAAATTTGCCGAAAATATAGAAGACGATTTGCTCAACTCAAACGACATCTCACAGGTCAATATCACAGGCTACCCTGTGCGCGAAATCTCGATAGAAGTAGATGAAGCGACGCTGCTTCGCTATAATTTGCGCTTCGACCAGATTGTGAGTGCCGTCCGCCTCAATAACCGCGACATTTCGGCAGGTGCTATCAAAACCATAGACGAAGAAATCTTGTTGCGCTCGCGTGCCAAAGGAAAAACGCCCGACGAAATTGGTAGCATCACCCTACGTGCCAATGCAGATGGCAGCAAGGTCTATTTGCGCGATGTCGCCACTATCGTAGAACAATTTGCCGACGACCCCAACGCCCTTTTTATGGACGGCAAAAGAGCCGTTTATTTTGAAATAGCCAAATTGCCCGAAGAAGACCTCCAAAAAATATCGGAATATTGCAATCAGTACATTGAAAAATTCAACCTTGCCAATAAAGAAGTAGAGCTTGTGATGAGCTTCGACTTTTTTAGCCTCCTAAGTCAGCGTTTGAACATGCTGATAGAAAATGGCGTAGTGGGTTTGGTCTTGGTCTTGGTCTGTTTGGGCTTATTTTTAAGCGTGCGCCTCTCTTTTTGGGTAGCAGTAGGGATTCCCATTTCCTTTGCGGGCATGTTTATTTTGGCGGCTATGATGGGGCTGACTATCAATATGATTTCGCTTTTTGGTATGATACTCGTAGTCGGGATTTTGGTAGATGATGGAATTGTAATCGGTGAAAACATCTATGCCCACATAGAAAAAGGCAAAACACCAACGCAGGCAGCGATAGACGGCACTTTTGAGGTCATGCCTTCGGTCTTTACTTCTGTCCTGACTACCATTGTTGCCTTTTTGCCTATCGGCATTGGCATCGAGGGCTTCGACTTTCTCCAAGAGATGGCTTTAGTCGTGATTCTCTGTTTGGCGGTTTCGCTGGTAGAAGCCTTTTTTATCCTACCCGGTCATATTTCTGAAATGGAAATGAATCAGAAAGAAAACCGTTTTCGCAAAGCCCTCAATGGTAGCATCGAATTTTTGCGCTACAAAATTTACGCACCCGTTTTACAAGCCGCTCTCCAATACAAATACCTAACGGCGGCTCTGCCGATTGTCTTTGCGATGATAGTCTTGGGTATGATAAATGGCGGACTCATACGGACGACCTTTTTCCCGAACATTCCCTTCGATGAGTTTCAAGTCAATTTAGCCTTTAAAGCAGGCACACCCGAAGAAAAGGTACAAGCCTATTTGGAAAAGTACCAAAAAATCGCGTGGGAACTCAATCAGGAACTCAAAGCAGAATACAAAGACGAAGAAGACTTTTTTAGCCATATCTTCCTAACCATTGGCAGAACCTCCGATGGTAGCGAGGTAGGTTCGCATGCAGGACACCTTTCCATTTCGCTACAAGAGATGGATAGGCGCACCATCAGAAGCGAAGAAATCGCCAACCGTTTGCGCGAAAAAATCGGCAAAGTACCCGAAGCCGAAAAGTTTATCGTAGGAGGCGCAAGCCGCTTTGGGAAACCTGTTTCTATCCGCTTGATGAGCAAGGATATTACGGTGCTTAATAAAGCCAAAGAGGAGGTAAAGGCAGAGCTTGAAAAATATGCTGCCCTCAAAGACATTGCCGACAACCTACGTGCTGGACGCAGGGAGCTGCAAATAGAGCTAAAACCCGAAGCCTATTTCTTGGGCTTGACGCATGCCGATATTACCAACCAAATCCGACAAGGCTTTTTTGGCGAAGAAATCCAACGCCTGCAAAAGGGCATCGATGAGGTTCGTGTTTGGGCGCGTTATCCCGAAGACAACCGCAATACGATAGGGCAGCTCGAAAATATGCGCATCAAGACCGCCGATGGAAGGGAATTTCCTTTCACCGAACTTGCGACCTACTCGGTAGAACGTGGTATTACAGACATTCGCCACTACAACGGCGCAAGAGAAGTAGCCATCGAAGCCGACCTTGCCGACCTGAAAGCCTCTGTCCCCGACATCATCGAGCAGCTCAATAGCACCATTTTGAGCGATTTGAAGCAAAAATATCCTTCTCTGCGCATCGAATTTGGCGGGCAGCAGCAGCGAAGCCGCGACTCACAAGCCTCGCTTATCTTTACTTTGCCCATTGCCATTTTCATCATTATCCTCTTGGTTACGCTTACCTTCCGCTCGCTGCCACAGGCTTTGATGATAGTAGGGGTCTTAGTGCCGCTTGGTTTTTTCAGTGCCGCCTTGGGGCATTTCTTTCACCCTACGCACCAAATTTCGCTTCTTAGCTTTTGGGGTATTTTAGCCCTTTCGGGCGTTATTATCAATGATGCCGTTGTATTTGTGGATAGGTTTAATGCGTATCTACGCGAGGGCAATTCCTTAGTAGATGCGGCTTATTTGGCAGGTTTGGCGCGTTTTAGAGCCATCTTGCTTACCAGCATCACGACCATTGCAGGGCTTGCGCCGCTGATTTTAGAAAAAAGTTTTCAAGCGCAATTTCTTATTCCGATGGCAATTTCGGTAGCTTATGGCGTGGGTATTGGTACGATTATGACCCTTGTTATCTTCCCTGCCATCATAGCCGTTATCAACGACTTACGCCGCGTTTTGGTTTGGCTACCGCGCTACTACAAGCACCTACTTTCCCCTGCTCACTATCCTAATCATTTTCCTACGGCGGAAGAAGTAGAGCCTACCATTCGCGAAATGAAACGCCTCCAAAAGGAAAAGGCGCAGCAAAGTTTGATAGAAAAAAACCTATAAACGGCTTTCATAACCCTCGCCGTTGCTTGTATCCGCACAAAAATAGCGCGAAGTTATGGCTTGGTACTGCTGCAAATTTTATCTCAATCCAACTTAGGGCAAGGCAATGTCTTGCCCTACAAAGTTCCACAAAAGCGGCTTTTTATGTGAAGGTGTTGTTTTTCTCTTGCAGGTGCAAAGCCTTCGACAAGAGAGCGGTCTTTTTTAAGGTTCATTTGCAAAAAATTGTATTTTTTTAAGCCCGACTAAAAACATTGTAAGAAAATTAGCGTTATACAAAGAGAAAATAGTAAAAAAATACGCGATAGGAGCGGCTTTTTCTCTCCAAAAAGACATCAAAACGCGAAAAAAAAGAGAACCTCTTGCGGTTTCCACCGAAAAGTTACACCTACTTTTTCTGCAACGTTCTACAAATCTTGTGCGTAACGTTAAAAAAGACTAACTTCGCAGCACGCTTAAAGAAACATAGATTTATTCTAAATAAGTCGTTTTTCTTTTCTTAGGAGCGTCTAAAAATCGGTCTATCTAAAAGGCTTTGCACAGCTTACTTTGTATGGTTCAAAAAGGCAAGTCCCCTGCAAAAGCTATTGTATTTTTCATACTCACGTCATTAAAATCGGCTCTTATTCGGTTTTAATGTACTACAATCAACCCAAACCAATCAAAAAATGAGACGTTGGACACTACTTTTAACACTGCTATCGCTTGTTTTTCTGCAAACGGCTTGTTTTGAAAAAGATGCCGAAGAGGTTACTTGTCAGAAAGAAGTAGCAGAAAAACTCACAGGTAGGCACGAAAAGAAATGGCAAGTGGTTTCTTTCAAAGTAGAAAATTCCGAAACTTGGAATCCTGCCACTATGAAAGAAAGGCTGGTTTTGAATAGCCAAAACGAAGCGAACCTCCTGCAAGAGTTTCAAGACCTCAATGCCAACTATGCCCTCTCTTGGGAATTTCAGGAAGAAAACAGGCTTTTGGTCTTATACGACCGCAAGACGCAACTCGTTTTTAATACCTTCCAAATAGAAAGCATCGACGAATCGCAGATGGTACTTTGGGCGGAGGAAAATTCGCAGTATGCCTGCCAAGATTGTGCCGAATGGAATCAGAAGCCGCAAAAAATCCGTTTGGTGTATCAATTAGTTAGATAAGAGTCATCTTAAAATCCTAAAATCGTTATCCTTATTTTCCACCTATTATGCTATTTCATAGTTCTAAAAAATGTAGGCTACGGATTTTATCTTTTCTTAGCCCTCCCTTTTCAAGTTCTTAAAAACGCCGTTTGTAACACAAACGGCGTTTTTTTGTGCCACTTTCCCAAAAGGCTTGTAGCGACAAAGTTAAAAAACTTGATTTAAAGAACGTACTAAAACTTCGAATCCTGATAAAAACTTACATGTGTAAAGATTTAGGCTTATTCTACTTTTTCAGAACGCTATCCAAATAAGTCGCTACCTTGCGATACAAATGGATTCTATCCTTGCCCCTGACATTG
This genomic stretch from Hugenholtzia roseola DSM 9546 harbors:
- a CDS encoding AAA family ATPase, with protein sequence MVQFELENLSVLEKAEIEIGNLTLICGKNNTGKTYLTYAIWGLLQKGIDWLKGDEPISSADLAEFLRPTAYQKFQKPFEEDMPPISLRIGIEEIDIQKFLDKLAAQYKNYIPVIFASEPDFFSQTHLKIKYKEPEDGLIFQNSDLRIFKKAGLYEFVFLTTRLSPAWGLYFLFSSFLPHKNTTFLLPAQRDSIELFYKALDEHNAYLLQKLQYTKDLKLLENKPRYPLPIEKLISFARNLTNNIILNSSFLVDKNTQNENEILTEIENILEVKYEILRDEVWIKELLSKQKMPSYLASTSVRSLQHLYFWLRHQAQKDSLLFIDEPELNLHPANQVRMARLFVKMVRLGIKVWITTHSDYLVKEINNCLMLSKIKESQRFEILKKMGYSENDVLYEQEIKAYLTYTEAEKKGTLVPVSFNEYGMLMTTFDAEADKINHIANYLADAIDDINYPEINLPSL
- a CDS encoding efflux RND transporter periplasmic adaptor subunit, translated to MINNDNLRKGLIVSLSLVVLVGGGYALMNYLGGLKKPQEQRKPVAAKIFVQTRKVSPAEVQTQIVTYGRVESAKPVDVVAEVSGRLLAGSIPLQVGQKVRAGQLLFSINKQEALLSLQAQKSNFIRDIALMLPDLKIDYNESFEAWQSYFQNLSVEKPLPEPPQAKNNKEKTFIAAKGINSSYYNIKSQEAQLEKYAVAAPFDAIISEVYMQAGSSANPGAKVVRLLRSDELELRVPIEVSDVNWIKLGTTVAVSSEDRQKEWQGKIVRISEIVNPATQSLDAFVAITNNKESIYDGMYLRAKMQGAKVEEAIEIPRRALFNENQVYIVWQDSVLKNQTVQIHKLNPETAVISGLAPNSDLVIEPLINAFDNMRVSKIEAQNPEKKAQGTTSAVQSAQ
- a CDS encoding efflux RND transporter permease subunit, whose amino-acid sequence is MRKLVAYFVKYPIWGNAIIVTMLTFGLICYFFVIKRSFFPEIDPTTINITVAMPGAAPEEIEEGVTTKIEQSLKGIEGIKEITSNSSENFANITVQLLRGTDADKALADVKNAVDGISSFPATAERPIVAKIRPRSRGVNMALRGDVDLATLKKFAENIEDDLLNSNDISQVNITGYPVREISIEVDEATLLRYNLRFDQIVSAVRLNNRDISAGAIKTIDEEILLRSRAKGKTPDEIGSITLRANADGSKVYLRDVATIVEQFADDPNALFMDGKRAVYFEIAKLPEEDLQKISEYCNQYIEKFNLANKEVELVMSFDFFSLLSQRLNMLIENGVVGLVLVLVCLGLFLSVRLSFWVAVGIPISFAGMFILAAMMGLTINMISLFGMILVVGILVDDGIVIGENIYAHIEKGKTPTQAAIDGTFEVMPSVFTSVLTTIVAFLPIGIGIEGFDFLQEMALVVILCLAVSLVEAFFILPGHISEMEMNQKENRFRKALNGSIEFLRYKIYAPVLQAALQYKYLTAALPIVFAMIVLGMINGGLIRTTFFPNIPFDEFQVNLAFKAGTPEEKVQAYLEKYQKIAWELNQELKAEYKDEEDFFSHIFLTIGRTSDGSEVGSHAGHLSISLQEMDRRTIRSEEIANRLREKIGKVPEAEKFIVGGASRFGKPVSIRLMSKDITVLNKAKEEVKAELEKYAALKDIADNLRAGRRELQIELKPEAYFLGLTHADITNQIRQGFFGEEIQRLQKGIDEVRVWARYPEDNRNTIGQLENMRIKTADGREFPFTELATYSVERGITDIRHYNGAREVAIEADLADLKASVPDIIEQLNSTILSDLKQKYPSLRIEFGGQQQRSRDSQASLIFTLPIAIFIIILLVTLTFRSLPQALMIVGVLVPLGFFSAALGHFFHPTHQISLLSFWGILALSGVIINDAVVFVDRFNAYLREGNSLVDAAYLAGLARFRAILLTSITTIAGLAPLILEKSFQAQFLIPMAISVAYGVGIGTIMTLVIFPAIIAVINDLRRVLVWLPRYYKHLLSPAHYPNHFPTAEEVEPTIREMKRLQKEKAQQSLIEKNL